One window of Mailhella massiliensis genomic DNA carries:
- the leuC gene encoding 3-isopropylmalate dehydratase large subunit, with product MGMTVTQKILAAHAGLESVSAGQLIEAKLDVVMGNDITIALAVPEFRKAGADRVFDKDKVVVVLDHFAPNKDIKAAMQCKVCREFARENELTHFFDVGRMGIEHALLPEQGIVAPGEVIIGGDSHTCTYGALGAFSTGVGSTDLAMGMATGENWFKVPSAIRFNLTGRPGKWVCGKDVMLHIIGLIGVDGALYRSMEFSGEGVAHLSMDDRFSMTNMAIEAGAKNATFPVDETCRAYLDAHCRKNYTVYEADEDAEYEKTVDIDLSSIRPTVAFPHLPSNTRSIDEVGEVLLDQVFIGSCTNGRMEDMAMAASILKGRKISDRVRVIVIPATPSIYMECMEKGYIRTFMEAGCAVSTPTCGACLGGHMGILAAGEKCLSTTNRNFVGRMGHVDSEVYLCSPAVAAASAVAGRIVSPEAIMDKEGND from the coding sequence ATGGGCATGACCGTAACACAAAAGATACTGGCCGCACATGCGGGGCTGGAGAGCGTCTCCGCAGGCCAGCTCATCGAGGCGAAGCTCGACGTGGTGATGGGCAACGACATCACCATCGCGCTGGCCGTCCCGGAATTCCGCAAGGCCGGGGCCGACAGGGTGTTCGACAAGGACAAGGTCGTCGTGGTGCTCGACCACTTCGCGCCGAACAAGGACATCAAGGCGGCCATGCAGTGCAAGGTATGCCGCGAATTCGCCCGTGAAAACGAACTGACCCACTTCTTCGACGTGGGCCGCATGGGCATAGAACACGCCCTTCTGCCGGAACAGGGCATCGTGGCTCCGGGCGAGGTGATCATCGGCGGCGACTCGCACACCTGCACCTACGGAGCGCTGGGGGCCTTTTCCACGGGCGTGGGCAGCACCGATCTCGCCATGGGCATGGCCACGGGGGAAAACTGGTTCAAGGTTCCCTCCGCCATACGCTTCAACCTTACCGGCAGGCCGGGAAAGTGGGTGTGCGGCAAGGACGTGATGCTGCATATCATCGGGCTCATCGGCGTGGACGGCGCGCTGTACCGCTCCATGGAATTCTCCGGCGAGGGCGTGGCGCATCTTTCCATGGACGACCGCTTCTCCATGACCAACATGGCCATCGAGGCCGGGGCCAAGAACGCCACCTTCCCCGTGGATGAGACCTGCCGCGCCTACCTCGACGCGCACTGCCGCAAGAACTACACCGTCTATGAGGCCGACGAGGACGCCGAGTACGAGAAGACCGTCGACATCGACCTTTCCTCCATACGGCCCACCGTGGCCTTCCCGCACCTGCCCTCCAACACGCGCAGCATCGACGAGGTGGGCGAGGTGCTTCTCGATCAGGTATTCATCGGCTCCTGCACCAACGGCAGAATGGAAGACATGGCCATGGCCGCAAGCATTCTGAAGGGCCGGAAGATCAGCGACCGCGTGCGCGTCATCGTCATTCCCGCCACCCCTTCCATTTACATGGAATGCATGGAAAAAGGCTACATCCGTACCTTCATGGAAGCCGGATGCGCGGTAAGCACTCCCACCTGCGGGGCATGTCTCGGCGGGCACATGGGCATTCTCGCCGCCGGAGAAAAGTGCCTCTCCACCACCAACCGCAATTTCGTGGGCCGCATGGGCCATGTGGACTCGGAAGTCTATCTGTGCAGCCCGGCGGTGGCGGCCGCATCGGCCGTCGCGGGGCGCATCGTCAGCCCCGAAGCAATCATGGACAAGGAAGGTAACGACTGA
- a CDS encoding serine dehydratase subunit alpha family protein, with protein MTQEERKRFISLLHQEVVPALGCTEPIAVALAAAKAAETLGLRPERLDVAVSANLLKNGMGVMVPGTGEMGLGVAAAAGALGGRSDLGLECLRDIDEATANDARDMLEKNAVNLHLADNDELLYCLVTASAGEENAAAELAGSHDNITRVWKNGELIFEKPRDEAAGEAENPWPLTLAGIYDFATTAPIEEISFILEAARMNRRVAEEGLRRQYGLGVGKMMDMQIRKHILADDLPTFATKLTAAAADARMAGVMMPVMSNSGSGNQGITCTMPVVACALRMQCDDEKLARGLMMSHLTSIHIKHHLGRLSAHCGAMVAGTASACGIALLLGGGLKDMERTVRNMVGNVSGMICDGAKSSCALKVATAVGAGIQAVLLAMAGTQVPGNEGIVDDDIEACIANLGRLGSTGMKEADKVILDIMLHKS; from the coding sequence ATGACCCAGGAAGAAAGAAAGCGTTTCATCAGCCTGCTGCATCAGGAAGTGGTGCCCGCCCTGGGCTGCACGGAACCCATCGCCGTGGCTCTCGCCGCCGCAAAGGCCGCCGAAACCCTGGGCCTCAGACCCGAAAGGCTGGATGTGGCCGTAAGCGCCAATCTTCTTAAAAACGGCATGGGCGTCATGGTGCCCGGCACGGGCGAAATGGGCCTCGGCGTGGCGGCCGCAGCCGGAGCGCTGGGCGGCAGAAGCGACCTCGGGCTGGAATGCCTGCGCGACATCGACGAGGCCACGGCCAATGATGCGCGCGACATGCTGGAAAAGAACGCGGTGAACCTGCATCTTGCGGACAACGACGAGCTGCTCTACTGCCTGGTCACCGCCTCCGCCGGAGAAGAAAACGCCGCGGCCGAGCTTGCAGGCAGCCACGACAACATCACCCGTGTGTGGAAAAACGGCGAACTCATCTTTGAAAAGCCCCGTGACGAAGCGGCCGGTGAAGCGGAAAATCCCTGGCCGCTCACCCTTGCGGGCATCTACGACTTCGCCACCACGGCCCCCATCGAGGAAATCAGCTTCATTCTGGAGGCCGCGCGCATGAACCGCCGCGTGGCGGAAGAAGGGCTGCGCCGTCAGTACGGCCTCGGCGTAGGCAAGATGATGGACATGCAGATACGCAAGCACATTCTTGCCGACGATCTGCCCACCTTCGCCACCAAGCTCACGGCGGCCGCCGCCGACGCGCGCATGGCGGGCGTCATGATGCCGGTGATGAGCAATTCCGGCAGCGGCAATCAGGGCATCACCTGCACCATGCCCGTGGTGGCCTGCGCCCTGCGTATGCAGTGCGACGACGAGAAGCTGGCCCGCGGCCTCATGATGAGTCACCTCACCTCCATTCACATCAAGCATCACCTCGGCCGCCTCTCGGCCCATTGCGGAGCCATGGTGGCGGGCACGGCCTCTGCCTGCGGCATTGCGCTTCTTCTCGGCGGCGGCCTCAAGGACATGGAGCGCACGGTACGGAACATGGTGGGCAACGTCTCCGGCATGATATGCGACGGCGCGAAAAGCAGCTGCGCCCTCAAGGTCGCAACGGCCGTGGGCGCGGGCATCCAGGCCGTGCTGCTCGCCATGGCCGGAACCCAGGTGCCCGGCAACGAAGGCATTGTGGACGACGACATCGAAGCCTGCATCGCCAACCTCGGCCGCCTCGGTTCCACGGGCATGAAGGAGGCCGACAAGGTCATTCTCGACATCATGCTGCACAAATCCTGA
- a CDS encoding dicarboxylate/amino acid:cation symporter: MSTKAADFSLILKLLAGIVIGSLAGTYLGAHTESPLHCIMDAVVSLRYIFGQIIFFLVPLVIVGFITPAIVRLGQNASRILFTAVTMAYLSSIGAAFFSTVSGYIIIPHLSIATSAETLRTLPKIVFQLDIPPLFSVMSALVFALLFGVAISWTKSENMARIFSELERIMSALVLHVMIPILPFFVGMSFLGLAYEGSLSLHLPVFISMVLIVLVGHFIWLAVLYGIGGLLSGRSPWEVFRHYAPAYLTAVGTMSSAATLPVALECARKSRVLSKNLVEFMIPLGSTVHLCGSVLTETFFCMTLHLMLYGTLPSVGVMVLFCMLLGIFAVGAPGVPGGTVVASLGIVTGVLGFDQNGVALLIAIFALQDSFGTACNITGDGALTLMLEGIFNKKEQLDKLQHSGENA, translated from the coding sequence ATGTCTACAAAGGCCGCTGATTTTTCCCTTATTCTCAAACTGCTCGCCGGTATCGTCATCGGTTCGCTTGCGGGCACATACCTCGGCGCGCATACCGAAAGTCCGCTGCACTGCATCATGGATGCCGTGGTTTCGCTGCGCTACATCTTCGGGCAGATCATCTTCTTCCTCGTGCCCCTCGTCATCGTGGGCTTCATCACCCCGGCCATCGTGCGCCTCGGGCAGAACGCCAGCAGAATTCTGTTCACCGCCGTGACCATGGCCTACCTTTCCTCCATCGGCGCGGCCTTCTTCTCCACCGTTTCCGGCTACATCATCATTCCTCATCTTTCCATCGCCACTTCCGCGGAAACGCTGCGCACCCTGCCGAAGATCGTGTTCCAGCTCGATATTCCGCCGCTTTTCAGCGTCATGAGCGCCCTTGTGTTCGCGCTTTTGTTCGGCGTGGCCATAAGCTGGACGAAATCGGAGAACATGGCCCGGATCTTTTCCGAACTTGAACGCATCATGAGCGCCCTCGTGCTGCACGTCATGATTCCCATTCTGCCCTTCTTCGTGGGCATGTCCTTCCTGGGGCTGGCGTATGAAGGCTCCCTCAGCCTCCATCTGCCCGTGTTCATCTCCATGGTGCTCATCGTGCTCGTGGGCCACTTCATCTGGCTTGCCGTGCTCTACGGCATAGGCGGCCTGCTCTCCGGCCGCAGTCCCTGGGAGGTCTTCCGTCACTACGCGCCCGCGTACCTCACCGCCGTGGGCACCATGTCCAGCGCCGCCACCCTTCCCGTGGCCCTGGAATGCGCCAGAAAGTCCCGCGTACTCAGCAAGAATCTTGTGGAATTCATGATTCCCCTGGGTTCCACCGTACACCTCTGCGGTTCCGTGCTCACGGAAACCTTCTTCTGCATGACGCTGCACCTCATGCTCTACGGCACCCTCCCGAGCGTGGGCGTCATGGTGCTCTTCTGCATGCTGCTCGGCATCTTCGCCGTGGGCGCTCCCGGCGTGCCCGGCGGCACGGTGGTGGCCTCCCTCGGCATCGTCACCGGCGTGCTCGGCTTCGACCAGAACGGCGTGGCCCTGCTCATCGCCATCTTCGCCCTGCAGGACAGCTTCGGCACGGCCTGCAACATCACGGGCGACGGCGCCCTCACCCTCATGCTGGAAGGCATCTTCAACAAGAAGGAACAACTGGACAAGCTTCAGCACAGCGGAGAAAACGCATGA
- the thrS gene encoding threonine--tRNA ligase, whose protein sequence is MQISVEGKLVEAAAGASCAEVLKQALSGKRFKAALACRVRTADTEELLDLSAEVPAGALELAPVTAEDPEGLQLLRHSTSHVMAAAVQKLFPGVKVTIGPSIDSGFYYDFDAPRPFSPDDLEAIEKEMRAIIAANVPFERSVMSKGDAVALFREKGENYKVEIIEGIDADTVSLYRCGDFLDLCRGPHIPATGAVKAFKLLSVAGAYWRGDEKNPMLSRIYGTAFPDEKALKDYLAAVEEAKRRDHRRLGKELGLFSFHEDVAPGMSFWLPKGMMLRTILEDFLVREHLKRGYELVRGPQILRRELWERSGHYDHYRENMYFTEIEGDVHGVKPMNCVGHMLMYGETLHSYRDLPVRLFELGVVHRHEKSGTLHGLLRVRQFTQDDAHIICSIDQLEEEIINVMHLSADLMDLFGFKYRIFISTRPEDSIGSDEAWERATGALIKAVEKEGKPYQINEGDGAFYGPKIDIKVTDAIGREWQLSTIQVDFTLPERFDLVYVGQDGERHRPVMVHRAILGSLERFIGVLTEHFAGAFPAWLAPVQARIVNVTDAQMDYVKEMKSRLAAAGIRVETDMRNEKLGFKIREAQMAKIPYVLVVGDREVADGGFSVRLRSGENIGFRSAEDVIAMIRADSEEPFKRGGMSYSFA, encoded by the coding sequence ATGCAGATATCCGTAGAAGGAAAGTTGGTTGAGGCCGCCGCCGGCGCTTCGTGCGCCGAGGTGCTGAAGCAGGCTCTTTCCGGCAAACGGTTCAAAGCCGCTCTTGCCTGCCGTGTGCGCACCGCGGACACGGAAGAGCTGCTCGATCTTTCTGCTGAAGTACCCGCCGGAGCGCTGGAACTTGCGCCCGTGACGGCTGAGGACCCCGAAGGCCTCCAGCTTCTGCGCCATTCCACCTCCCACGTCATGGCTGCCGCCGTGCAGAAGCTCTTTCCCGGCGTGAAGGTGACCATCGGTCCCTCCATCGATTCCGGTTTCTATTACGATTTCGACGCTCCGCGCCCCTTCTCTCCCGATGACCTCGAAGCCATCGAAAAGGAAATGCGTGCCATCATCGCCGCGAACGTTCCCTTTGAGCGTTCCGTCATGTCCAAGGGCGATGCCGTGGCCCTGTTCCGTGAAAAGGGCGAAAACTACAAGGTGGAGATCATCGAAGGCATCGACGCCGACACCGTGTCTCTGTACCGCTGCGGCGATTTTCTCGACCTGTGCCGCGGCCCGCACATTCCGGCCACCGGCGCGGTGAAGGCCTTCAAGCTTCTTTCCGTGGCGGGCGCCTACTGGCGCGGCGACGAAAAGAACCCCATGCTTTCCCGCATCTACGGCACGGCCTTCCCCGATGAAAAGGCTCTGAAGGACTACCTTGCCGCCGTTGAGGAAGCCAAGAGACGCGACCATCGCCGTCTCGGCAAGGAGCTCGGCCTCTTCTCCTTCCATGAAGACGTGGCCCCCGGCATGTCCTTCTGGCTGCCCAAGGGCATGATGCTCCGCACCATTCTTGAGGATTTCCTCGTGCGCGAACATCTCAAGCGCGGCTACGAACTCGTGCGCGGCCCGCAGATCCTGCGCCGCGAACTGTGGGAACGTTCCGGTCACTACGACCATTACCGTGAGAACATGTACTTCACGGAAATCGAGGGCGACGTGCACGGCGTGAAGCCCATGAACTGCGTGGGCCACATGCTCATGTACGGCGAAACCCTGCACAGCTACCGCGATCTGCCCGTGCGTCTCTTCGAACTCGGCGTGGTGCACCGCCACGAAAAGTCCGGTACGCTGCACGGCCTTCTGCGCGTGCGTCAGTTCACGCAGGACGATGCCCACATCATCTGTTCCATCGACCAGCTGGAAGAGGAAATCATCAACGTGATGCACCTTTCCGCCGACCTGATGGATCTGTTCGGCTTCAAGTACCGCATTTTCATTTCTACCCGCCCCGAGGACAGCATCGGTTCCGACGAGGCGTGGGAACGCGCCACGGGCGCGCTCATCAAGGCCGTGGAGAAGGAAGGCAAGCCCTACCAGATCAACGAAGGCGACGGCGCCTTCTACGGCCCGAAGATCGATATCAAAGTCACCGACGCCATCGGTCGCGAATGGCAGCTTTCCACCATTCAGGTGGACTTCACGCTGCCTGAACGCTTCGATCTCGTGTATGTCGGGCAGGACGGCGAACGTCATCGCCCCGTCATGGTGCACCGTGCCATTCTGGGTTCCCTGGAACGCTTCATCGGCGTGCTTACCGAGCATTTTGCCGGCGCCTTCCCGGCCTGGCTTGCTCCCGTGCAGGCGCGCATCGTCAACGTGACCGACGCCCAGATGGATTATGTCAAGGAAATGAAGAGCCGCCTTGCCGCCGCCGGTATCCGTGTGGAAACCGATATGCGCAATGAGAAGCTGGGCTTCAAGATCAGGGAAGCCCAGATGGCCAAGATTCCCTACGTGCTCGTGGTGGGCGACAGGGAAGTGGCCGACGGCGGCTTCAGCGTCCGTCTGCGCTCCGGCGAGAACATCGGCTTCCGTTCCGCGGAGGACGTGATCGCCATGATCAGGGCGGACAGTGAGGAACCGTTCAAACGTGGAGGTATGAGCTATAGCTTCGCCTAA
- the infC gene encoding translation initiation factor IF-3, which translates to MRPRRDVPQDGVRRNEQIRAREVRVIGPEGEQIGILPCSDAIAMAHEAGYDLVEVAANAEPPVCRIMDFGKFKYEQQQKKKEAKRNQTVVQIKEIKVRPKTDDHDYETKLRHIRRFLTDGDRCKVTVFFRGREIVHKDRGESILTKIIADTADVGKVEQAPSAEGRTLQMLLIPLPKK; encoded by the coding sequence ATGAGACCTCGTCGCGACGTGCCTCAGGACGGTGTGCGCCGCAACGAGCAGATTCGTGCCCGTGAAGTACGGGTGATTGGTCCGGAAGGTGAACAGATCGGTATCCTTCCCTGTTCCGATGCCATCGCCATGGCCCATGAGGCCGGTTACGACCTGGTGGAAGTGGCCGCCAACGCGGAACCGCCGGTGTGCCGCATCATGGACTTCGGCAAGTTCAAGTATGAACAGCAGCAGAAGAAGAAGGAAGCCAAGCGCAACCAGACCGTGGTGCAGATCAAGGAAATCAAGGTCCGTCCCAAGACCGACGACCATGACTACGAAACCAAGCTGCGCCATATCCGCCGTTTTCTTACCGACGGCGACCGCTGCAAGGTCACGGTGTTCTTCCGCGGGCGCGAAATCGTGCACAAGGATCGCGGTGAATCCATTCTGACGAAGATCATCGCGGACACCGCCGATGTGGGCAAGGTCGAACAGGCGCCCAGCGCCGAAGGCCGCACCCTCCAGATGCTGCTCATTCCTCTTCCCAAGAAGTAG
- the rpmI gene encoding 50S ribosomal protein L35 → MPKIKTSRSAAKRFSTTGSGKFRRRRQNLRHILTKKDAKRRARLGKGALVDSANLKAVKRLMPYA, encoded by the coding sequence ATGCCCAAGATCAAGACCAGCCGTTCTGCCGCCAAGCGCTTCAGCACCACCGGCAGCGGCAAGTTCCGCCGTCGTCGCCAGAACCTGCGCCACATCCTCACCAAGAAGGATGCCAAGCGTCGTGCCCGTCTGGGTAAGGGCGCCCTCGTCGACAGCGCGAACCTGAAGGCCGTCAAGCGCCTCATGCCCTACGCCTAA
- the rplT gene encoding 50S ribosomal protein L20: protein MRVKRGLAAHRRHKKYLDMAKGFRGGRSRLYRTAREAVERSLNYAFEGRKLRKRAFRRLWIQRINAGARINGLSYSRLVNGLKLAGVEINRKMLADLAVREKADFAAIVELAKAKLA, encoded by the coding sequence ATGCGTGTAAAGAGAGGTCTTGCTGCCCATCGTCGGCACAAGAAATATCTGGATATGGCCAAGGGCTTCCGCGGTGGCCGCAGCCGCCTGTACCGCACCGCCCGTGAAGCCGTCGAACGTTCTCTGAACTATGCCTTTGAAGGCCGCAAGCTCCGCAAGCGCGCCTTCCGCCGCCTGTGGATCCAGCGCATCAACGCCGGCGCCCGCATCAACGGCCTGTCCTATTCCCGTCTGGTCAACGGCCTGAAGCTTGCCGGTGTGGAAATCAACCGCAAGATGCTCGCCGACCTCGCCGTGCGCGAAAAGGCCGACTTCGCCGCCATCGTCGAACTGGCCAAGGCCAAGCTGGCGTAA
- the pheS gene encoding phenylalanine--tRNA ligase subunit alpha → MDFLEQLNGLPGKLDERLNGITTEAELEAARVDFLGRKGQLAELMSHMRELSPEQRPAFGQAANAVKVRLTEMFEARLKRQEEEREAAFLAGFDPSLPGRSLWTGSLHPITLAMQEVCSVFQSMGYEIAGGPEVETDFNCFEALNMPPEHPARDMQDTLYITDKVLLRTHTSCVQVRTMMHRRPPLAIIGPGKVYRRDSDVTHTPMFHQIEGLLVDKHVTMADLRGTLTAFVRAVFGEKTRVRFRPSFFPFTEPSVEVDMSCTQCGGHGHVDGQVCRVCKGSGWLEILGSGMVDPAVFRSVGYDPDEVSGFAFGLGVERIAMLKYGLTDLRMNFENDVRFLHQFPA, encoded by the coding sequence ATGGATTTCCTTGAACAACTGAACGGACTGCCCGGCAAGCTCGATGAACGCTTGAACGGGATCACCACGGAAGCGGAACTGGAAGCGGCCCGGGTGGACTTTCTCGGTCGTAAGGGCCAGCTTGCCGAGCTCATGTCGCACATGCGCGAGCTTTCCCCGGAACAGCGCCCCGCCTTCGGGCAGGCGGCCAACGCCGTGAAGGTTCGCCTTACGGAAATGTTTGAAGCGCGCCTGAAGCGCCAGGAAGAGGAAAGGGAAGCCGCCTTCCTCGCCGGTTTCGACCCCAGCCTGCCCGGGCGCAGCCTGTGGACCGGTTCTCTGCACCCCATCACTCTGGCCATGCAGGAAGTCTGCTCCGTGTTCCAGAGCATGGGCTACGAAATCGCCGGCGGCCCCGAGGTGGAAACCGACTTCAACTGCTTTGAAGCGCTCAACATGCCCCCGGAACATCCCGCCCGCGACATGCAGGACACCCTGTACATCACCGACAAGGTGCTTCTGCGTACGCATACCTCCTGCGTGCAGGTGCGCACCATGATGCACCGCAGGCCTCCGCTTGCCATCATCGGCCCAGGCAAGGTGTACCGCCGCGATTCCGATGTGACCCACACCCCCATGTTTCATCAGATCGAGGGGCTCCTTGTGGACAAGCACGTCACCATGGCCGACCTGCGCGGCACCCTTACCGCCTTCGTGCGCGCCGTGTTCGGCGAAAAGACCCGCGTGCGTTTCCGCCCGAGCTTCTTCCCCTTCACCGAACCCAGCGTGGAAGTGGACATGTCCTGCACGCAGTGCGGCGGCCACGGCCATGTGGACGGCCAGGTGTGCCGCGTGTGCAAGGGCTCCGGCTGGCTTGAAATTCTCGGCAGCGGCATGGTCGACCCGGCCGTGTTCAGATCCGTCGGCTACGATCCCGACGAGGTTTCCGGCTTTGCCTTCGGCCTCGGCGTGGAACGCATCGCCATGCTGAAGTACGGCCTCACCGACCTGCGCATGAACTTTGAAAACGACGTGCGCTTCCTCCATCAGTTCCCTGCGTAG